The Apium graveolens cultivar Ventura chromosome 6, ASM990537v1, whole genome shotgun sequence genome contains a region encoding:
- the LOC141666719 gene encoding TORTIFOLIA1-like protein 4, translating to MSLTKRRHSTGSQPSSDLKHRVITCINKLSDRDTLAVATTELESIAKSLSHDSFSPFLACLCTTDSSEKSPVRKQCVRLLGLLSTSHGDNLSPHLSKMLAAVVRRLRDSDSAVRLACVSAVTSMASQITKPPFSTLSKPLIDAILHEQDLNLQTGSALCLAAAIDAAPDPEPVQLLKLLPKLLKLSKSDGFRAKSAILSLIGSVVSAGGAKSSNVLKCLIQCLVEFLSSDDWAVRKAAAEALLKLAVTEKCSLFEYKSSCLASLESRRFDKVKVVRDTMNQACEMWKAIIDEEGLSSPQLSAGNINEINSSPVSEGPHQIKIETHKAKKTITRSRLVPSDGTLKQIASKTSESKPKLHFKKPFDWKTEIAQPKPTYSKVVPEDGSRIINSRFPGSVDGGHCRIAKQEARRVLFSKCRDEKSHKLGGLRSMSRVVPFIEDETFELNEVDEIAYEDGYKNHKEEENLSLIHEQLLHIENQQSSLFALLQRYIGSSQSGMNSLETRVIGLEMALDKISQNVAVSSGNVSDTDSSGNTCCMLPRAEFLSPKFWKKTEGQYSSSRVSFSGRKQLAYVVSDFANNDADAEKVKPDNPKSQQQNGNNYHRPGVMPKNILVSGCSGLDGGSVENFARY from the exons ATGTCTCTAACTAAACGACGGCACTCCACGGGTTCACAACCTTCATCCGATCTCAAGCACCGAGTCATCACGTGCATCAACAAGCTCTCAGACCGAGACACACTCGCCGTCGCCACAACCGAGTTAGAATCCATCGCCAAATCACTGAGTCACGACTCGTTCTCTCCGTTCCTGGCCTGTCTCTGCACTACAGATTCATCGGAGAAATCTCCAGTTCGTAAACAATGCGTGCGTCTATTAGGTCTTCTATCCACTTCACACGGCGACAATCTCTCTCCGCATCTCTCCAAAATGCTCGCCGCCGTCGTACGCCGTCTCCGCGACTCCGACTCCGCCGTGCGCCTCGCCTGCGTCTCCGCCGTCACCTCCATGGCTTCGCAGATCACTAAACCGCCGTTCTCGACACTATCGAAGCCGCTAATTGACGCAATTTTGCACGAGCAGGACTTAAACTTGCAAACCGGTTCGGCTTTGTGTTTAGCCGCGGCGATTGACGCGGCGCCGGATCCTGAACCGGTTCAATTGCTGAAGTTGTTACCTAAATTGTTGAAATTGAGTAAGAGTGATGGTTTTAGAGCGAAATCGGCAATTTTGTCGTTGATTGGGAGTGTTGTGAGTGCCGGCGGTGCGAAAAGCTCGAATGTACTCAAGTGTTTGATTCAATGTCTAGTTGAGTTTCTGAGTAGTGATGATTGGGCGGTGAGGAAGGCAGCTGCTGAGGCGTTGTTGAAATTGGCTGTGACGGAGAAATGCAGTTTGTTTGAGTACAAGTCTTCGTGTTTAGCGTCTCTGGAGAGTCGGAGATTCGATAAG gtGAAGGTTGTTCGTGACACAATGAATCAGGCGTGTGAGATGTGGAAGGCGATTATTGATGAAGAGGGTTTATCTTCACCACAATTGTCTGCAG GGAACATAAATGAAATAAACTCATCTCCTGTCAGCGAAGGTCCTCACCAGATTAAAATTGAAACCCATAAAGCAAAGAAAACCATTACCAGAAGCCGGTTGGTACCATCTGATGGCACCCTTAAGCAGATTGCTTCGAAAACCAGCGAGAGCAAACCAAAACTGCACTTCAAGAAACCCTTTGATTGGAAAACTGAAATTGCCCAACCCAAGCCGACCTATTCAAAGGTGGTTCCTGAAGATGGATCGAGGATAATAAATTCCAGATTTCCAGGTTCAGTGGATGGTGGACATTGCAGGATTGCAAAGCAGGAAGCAAGACGAGTCCTCTTCAGTAAATGCCGTGATGAGAAATCACATAAACTTGGTGGTTTGAGATCCATGTCTCGTGTAGTTCCATTCATTGAGGATGAAACTTTTGAGCTTAATGAAGTTGATGAAATCGCTTACGAAGATGGTTATAAAAACCACAAAGAGGAGGAGAATCTATCTCTGATCCATGAACAGCTTTTGCATATTGAAAATCAACAATCTAGTCTTTTTGCCCTTCTCCAG AGGTACATTGGCAGTTCCCAAAGCGGAATGAACTCTTTAGAGACACGCGTAATTGGCCTGGAGATGGCACTGGATAAGATATCACAAAATGTAGCAGTATCAAGTGGAAATGTATCAGACACTGACTCTTCAGGAAACACTTGCTGCATGCTGCCCCGTGCAGAATTTCTGAGCCCGAAGTTTTGGAAGAAAACAGAAGGGCAGTATTCGTCTTCCAGAGTATCTTTCTCTGGAAGAAAACAATTAGCATATGTTGTTAGCGACTTTGCAAATAATGATGCAGATGCTGAAAAAGTTAAGCCAGATAATCCCAAGAGTCAGCAGCAGAACGGGAATAATTATCATAGGCCTGGTGTAATGCCAAAGAATATACTAGTATCTGGTTGTAGTGGGCTTGAT